The DNA segment ATAAAACCCTACTGTGTTTTAACTTGGCAGAAAGTCTTCCTAGAGGAGATGCGATCTTGGAAACTTTATCAAGTCGCTTGACACTCATGAAATCTGCCAGCAATCATCGTGGGTTATTGGGTTCTCCTAGTGCAAGGAGACAGGTGATACACCCAGTATCACGGGTGTCACTTTGTAGACTTGGTATTATCTCATGCAAGGAGGTTGACATAATTGGAGAAGCAACAAATTTGGTTGGAGATGTCTGTGTTGGTGAGATAAATCCTCTGGAAAATGCTGTCAAGCAGTCAATGAAGAACATTGGAAGGGCTGAAGCTGCACAGGCAACAGTTGACCAAGtcaaagttgaaggaattgatACTAATTTAGCTGTAATGAAGGTGTGCAGTGAACTCCtttgtctttctcttttttcttaacGTATCGTTCCTGTGATTCTGGAGATTGCTTTACTTGTTCTGTTCATGATAGTTGATCCCTGCTAAGGACAGTTCCTCGAACAGGAATGCTGCCTTAAATTGTGAGTTACTTCAGTCGATCCTATGGTTAAAAATGGTGCAAATCTGAAAAGCTgcagttcttttttttttccctaGGGAATTAAGAACGTAGCTTGATTGTTGTTCAGCAGCTCATATGTCTCTTGTTTTTAGAGTAGTTAGCAGCTCCACTAATTTGTGGCACCCTTTGGTTGGCTTTGATTATTGTTGTAAAATTAGAACTGAGGAGTACCTGCACCTCATCTTTGAAAGTATCACTTCAATGAGGATACTTTGTTGGCTTTGCTTCTTGTTCTTAAAATTTGAAACGAGTTCCTGCACCTCATCTTTGAAGTGTATCACTTCATAAACGGGATACTTGACTTGTGATGCATTATTGCTGCTTAGAAACTTACTAGTCGTAGAACTTCTAGTACATAATGTTTCCTCGTTCCTCAAGatcacctttttttttcttcacagGAGCTGCTTTTCCCTGTCTTCAAATCAATTAACCACCTTCAACAATTAGCTTCGTGGAAAAATCCATGGAAGTCGATGTTATTTATGGTGCTTATAAGCTATGTTATAATCAGGTATCTAAgacttatcttttcctttatcttATGTGCGGGCCAGAACTCGTGTCCAGATTTCTCCTTATTGGATGTGCATTGTCATCCCTTCCCATTCCTCGTTACCTTCTCATAGAAATTAGTTGCAACTCTTTATAGAATTCCAAATAAATCACAATAATGCTCCGTAATGGAGGAGACAATGCTGTAAATTTACATAGTTCTTGTATTGTTTCAAATTTTAAAAAGAgttacaacaacagcaacaacaacaacgagcCAGTAGAATCCCActtgtggggtctggggaggttattgtgtacgcaaaccttacccctaccccgaagtagagaggctgtttccaaaagaccctcggctcaagaagacgaaaagagacaatatCAGTACCACCAATAGAAAACATAggaaaaataacatcatgaaaatGAGAAAGTAGATGCAAAGGAAAAACGATAGACAGACATAGACCGGGCGCTATGGAAAAACGAAATAGtagtaagacacaacattgcCACTATCTGACTTCGACAGAAATCCTACTAGACTAGCCTCACAAAGGGACAAAGTAAGGAAAGATTCAACtatctcctaacctacaaccctaatacttgACCTTCACAGTTTCCGATCcagggccatgtcctcggaaatctgaagcctcgcaATGTCCTGCCTGATTACTAAAAAGAGTTACAACAAGCCTGTAAATTGATTTTTGCAACATGAGTGCTTTTACAAGAAGCCACATTGCTCTCCCTTTCTTTAAGAAGCCATATTGCTCTTATACGCCCATAAAGTCCCTTCCTTTCTCACCTTTTCATAAAGTCTAGTAATCTCTCATTATATGAGTCAGCCAGTTAGACGTACATCTACATAATTCAAAAGAAATGAGCGTTGAAGATGAAACATTCAATTGGCTACTGACTTATAAAAACAATCAGTTAGCTTGTGAATATCTAAagtaggaggaaatacatctttGGGGTACATAGAGCACCAGGGGTCGTGTAGCCCATAATGGGATAGTCTAGATTAACTATCCTTCCCGACTGGCAGTGTTGAGGGGTTAATGAATGAGCTCGCTACACTTTTATATGTGTTTGGTATATATAACACTACGCGTGTGATATCCTTATATATATCTAGTCTACATCTCTTTCAACCTGAATAAAAAATTTAATTCACAAGTGTAGCCACTGAAGCAATTGTTCTAATGTGTAAAGAAATTGCCAAAAATTCatattttcaccaataagattttctctagaacaacaacaataaacccaGTATAATCCACATTAGTGTTGTCAAAAGCGCAAAAAGGCGCTAAAGCCCTGTTGGAGCTTAAAGCGCAAAGTGCACTTAAAGTGTGGGCTTCACTGAAAAAAAGCGCACTAtgaagttttatatatatatatatatatatatatatatatatatatatatatatatatctaatattTAGAGAACATAATAGACAcataaataataaatatatattgcTTATAATGAGGTAAAACTTCATCAAATCATCAACTTAAGTCTTAATAAGGAAATATAAACTCATTCTAGATTCCACTTCTAATCACTAAAATAATATTCCTCCATATAATCTTCCTCAATAGGGTGATTCTCATTGGTGTCACTAGAACTATAGCCACCAATCTCCTCTTCCGAATCAGAATCAATGTCATCTTCTATGTCAACAGACTCAATACGTGGAGCTCGGGAGCTTGAGGCATTGGTTGCAATAACTCCTGACTGTCTCTTTTGTCGCCTTGTGTATGTCAACACGTCCTCACTACCCGACGCTCTTGCAACATACCCAAAGTCAAGCTATCACCACCAAACACCAACTCATCTTCTGCTTCCGCATTAACACCCATCTTCCCAATCAGCCACTCATTACTATGATCGATGTTATCCAATGAGATTGGATCAATAACTCTCCGCAAGTCATAACGGGCTTTTAAAGCACAATTATACTTGACATACACTAGGTCATTCAATCTTTGATGCTCCAatctgtttctttttttttggtatggATCTGTTGCATGGAATATCTTAATATTAGTGATATAGTCTAATTGATTAACTAagcaaagaaaataaataaaaagtataCATTACGAGTACTTACATGCTCAAATACGCTCCAATTACGCTCACACCCAGCAACACTAGCCGTTAAACCCAAAATTCTAATGGCTAATTTTTGGAGATGAGGAGCTGAATTACCATATAAATTCCACCATTCAACTGTAAAAAGTGTTATGTTGACCATCATTATTTCTAAGTTAATGTAACTATGTAAGTATTAAGTAAaattttaaacataaactaaTAATTGTGAATTTAAAGGTTAATATTTCAGTTACCAGGAGATCTTGTCGTTCTAGATCTTTTTGCAATCGGAAGACCAAATTGTTGTTCAGCTTTAGTGTACAGTGGTATCTCTGATATAATCTTGTCTTGTACTGCAGTCCTTGGAATCAATTTTTCAATACAAGCATACAACCCATCTGTTACTTCTCTACAATTTTCAATAGCTGAATTTTGATAGAAGTACTCTGGATTTAGATAATGTCCAGCTGCATGTAATGGATGATGCAATTGGCATTGCCATCTTTCATCAATAATCttaaaaatatctttgtacttaGCAATATTCCCGTCAAATACCTTTGCAATAGCCTCCTTAGCTCTATCCATGGCTTCATAAATGTACCCCATTGCAGGTTTTTTTTCATTATCAGCTAATCACAACACTTTAACAAGAGACGccattatttttaaaatatacacAACCTGGTTCCAGAATGTTGTCATCAAGACGGTATGAGCTACACTTTTTCCCTTTGGTAACTTAGACCATCTATTAATCACCCATTTATCAGATTTAAACATTGCTCATAAATTAGTTTTTTGACAATGCAATCGTTGCAAAGTCAGAAAACTCGTCGCAAATCGAGTAATCCCACATTTCACCAACTCTTTATTTTTTGTGAAATCTCTCATCATATTTAAGACTCCTGAGTGCCCATAAATGAAACCGACAAGGGCAATTGCTCTTTGAAGGGCCTTCTTAATGTTTGGAATCTTCCCTATGGCTTCCAACATAAGATCTATACAGTAGGCTGCACATGGCGTCCAGTATATGTGTCTTCTTTTTTTCTGTAAGATTTGACCTATAGAAAAAAAGTAAATAGATATGCTAAAATTTAGAAATCAGCTATAGAAAAAAAAAGTTGATAGATATGTCAAAATTTAGGAATCAGAACTTTGAATCGATATTAGAAAGTAAAACATAAAACTTAAACATTTAAAGCAATAAATTCTTACCAGCCAACACAAAGTTGCTACCATTATCACTTATAACTTGAACCACATTATGCTCTCCAACACGCTCCACGTATCTATCAAGCAATTCACATAGTTTCTCTCCGGTCTTAACAAATGAGGAAGCATCTATCGACTCCATAAACACTGTTCCATGCGGAGAATTCACCAAAAAATTTATCAAAGTTCTTTGTTTTCTATCTGACCATCCATCCTCCATAATGGAACATCCATACTTCAACCACTCCTCTATGTTTGTTTATAATCTCATTGGTTAACTCAACCTCCTTCCTAAGTAACGGAACCCTTAATTCGTGGTAGCTTGGAGGCTTCAAGT comes from the Nicotiana sylvestris chromosome 4, ASM39365v2, whole genome shotgun sequence genome and includes:
- the LOC104213933 gene encoding uncharacterized protein; translated protein: MGYIYEAMDRAKEAIAKVFDGNIAKYKDIFKIIDERWQCQLHHPLHAAGHYLNPEYFYQNSAIENCREVTDGLYACIEKLIPRTAVQDKIISEIPLYTKAEQQFGLPIAKRSRTTRSPVEWWNLYGNSAPHLQKLAIRILGLTASVAGCERNWSVFEHIHTKKKETDWSIKD